TAGAATAGATGGGCTTGTATTCTTGAATTTAGTTGAAAATGATAGAAATATTAACTATTTACAGAAAATAAATTTTCCTTATGTAATATTAGGAACTCCTAAAGAACTTAGCATGGGAATGTGGGTGGATAATGACAATATTAAAGCTACAAAAGAAGTAACTAAAAAAATGATAGAGAAAGGATACAGTAACTTTGCATTTCTTTCTGGACCTACTAATTTAACTGTTTCAAATTATAGGAAAGAGGGATTTTTAATAGCATTAAAAGAGGCTAAAATTAAAAGTAAACATCAAATTTCTTCTGATTTTGATTCATATGAGGCATATTTTACGACTAAAAAATTACTTGAAATGGATGAGAATATAGAAGTAATAGTAACTACAGATGATATTTTAGCTATAGGAGCTATTAGAGCAATAGAGGAATTAGGTAGAAAAGTTGAGGTTACTGGGTTTAATAACTCTAAATTAAGAAAATATCTTAAATTAGATTTTATTACTGTAGATATACGTTATGAGGAACTTGCAAATAAATCAGTTAATATACTTATAGACAGTATAGAAAATATTAAAAGAGAAAAGAACTTTGTAATAGTTCAATCAGATATTTTAGAGGGAGATAATAATGGAACAAAATTTTGATTACAAACATATTAATAAGAATAGGAAAAGTGCAATAATTATGCACATTTCTTCATTATGGAATGAATACGGAATAGGTAATTTAGGAAAAGAAGCTTATGAATTTGCTGATTTTCTTAAAGCATCTGGTCAATATTATTGGCAAATATTACCTACAGGTCCTACAGGTTATGGAGATTCACCTTATCAATCTTTTTCATCATTTGCAGGTAATCCATATTTCATAGATTTTAGAATACTTGAAGAAGAAGGATTACTTAACAGAGAAGATTATGAAAATTTAGATTATGGAAATGACCCTAATAGAGTAGATTTTGGTAAAATTTATTTAACAAGAAAAGAAGTACTTTCAAAAGCTTTTGAAAACTTTAAAAATATAGAAGATGAAAAATATAATATATTTATAACTGAAAATTCTGATTGGATTCATGACTATTCTTTATTTATGGCATTAAAGGAACATTTTGGTAATATTTCTTGGGAAGATTTTCCACAAGAAATTAAAGATAGAAATTTAGAAGAATTAGATAAGTATGAAATATTATTAAAAGATAAGATAAATTATCAAAAATTTATACAGTATAAATTCTTTTCTCAGTATAAAAAATGGAAAGAATATGTTAATTCTTTAGGTATTAAAATTATAGGTGATATGCCTATTTATGTTTCGCCTGATAGTTTAGAGGTTTGGAAGGATAGAGAATTATTCTTAGATAATATAGTAGGAGGTTGCCCACCAGATGGATTTAGTGCAGGAGGGCAAAAATGGGGAAATCCTGTATATGCTTGGGAAAAACATATGGAAACTGGATTTAAATGGTGGATAAATAGAATAGAAAAAACAATGAAATATATTGATGTATTAAGAATAGATCATTTTAGAGGATTTGAATCATATTGGGCAGTTCCTAAATTTGATGAAGATGCAAGAAATGGTAAATGGGTAAAAGCACCTGGAGTAGAATTATTTGAAGCTATAGAAAAAGCTTTAGGTAAAATAGATATAGTTGCTGAAGATTTAGGATATACAACTGTAGAAGTAGTTAAATTTAGAGAAAAAACAGGATTTCCAGGTATGAAAATGTTACAGTTTGCATTTAATCCTGAAAATGAAAGTGATTTCCTGCCACATCAAATAGAAAGAAATTGGGCAGTATATACAGGAACTCATGATAGTGATACTGTTAAAACATGGTTTGATAGAGCAAATCCTATAGAGGTAGAATTTGCTAAAAAATATCTACATTTAACAGATCCTAAAGATTATGTTAAAGGATTTATTAGAGCTGCATGGTCATCTGTAGCTAATTTAGCAGTAGCACAAATGCAAGACTTTTTAGAACTTGGTGATGAAGGTAGAATGAATACGCCTTCAACTTTAGGAAATTGGTCTTGGAGAGTTAGAAAAGAAATGTTGACTAAAGAATTAAGTAAAGAAATTTATGATTTAACAAAAACATATTTCAGATTAAATGATTAAGGATGTAATAATGATAACAAGAAAAATAGATAATGATTTAAGAAATTTAGGATTAGATTTAAGATATAGATATGACGGTAAATTAGGAATAGAATATTCTAAAGAAAATACAATTTTTAGATTATTTGCACCTACTGCAACTAAAGTTGAATTATTAATTAATAATCAAAATTTAGAAATGAGAAAAGATACTGATAAAGGTATTTTTGAGTTAACTGTAAATGGTGATTTAGATAAAATTCCATATATGTATAAAACATTTTTTGAAGGAGAAGTTTTTGAAACTACTGATCCATATGCTATTTCTAGTGAAGCAAATTCTGCTAGATCAGTTGTAGTGGATTTATCTAAAACTTTAAAAGGTAATAGAATGCCTAAATTTAATATGTTAGATTCA
The genomic region above belongs to Streptobacillus moniliformis DSM 12112 and contains:
- a CDS encoding LacI family DNA-binding transcriptional regulator: MKKITIKDVAKKANVSEATVSRVMSNSPLISDKTKRKVLKVIKELDYFPNSAAVSLTKSSSRIIGIVIEDHNDNPLQNDFFTETLSYISTYALERGYYILYIHSKDNQESHENIERLIKTNRIDGLVFLNLVENDRNINYLQKINFPYVILGTPKELSMGMWVDNDNIKATKEVTKKMIEKGYSNFAFLSGPTNLTVSNYRKEGFLIALKEAKIKSKHQISSDFDSYEAYFTTKKLLEMDENIEVIVTTDDILAIGAIRAIEELGRKVEVTGFNNSKLRKYLKLDFITVDIRYEELANKSVNILIDSIENIKREKNFVIVQSDILEGDNNGTKF
- the malQ gene encoding 4-alpha-glucanotransferase, which produces MEQNFDYKHINKNRKSAIIMHISSLWNEYGIGNLGKEAYEFADFLKASGQYYWQILPTGPTGYGDSPYQSFSSFAGNPYFIDFRILEEEGLLNREDYENLDYGNDPNRVDFGKIYLTRKEVLSKAFENFKNIEDEKYNIFITENSDWIHDYSLFMALKEHFGNISWEDFPQEIKDRNLEELDKYEILLKDKINYQKFIQYKFFSQYKKWKEYVNSLGIKIIGDMPIYVSPDSLEVWKDRELFLDNIVGGCPPDGFSAGGQKWGNPVYAWEKHMETGFKWWINRIEKTMKYIDVLRIDHFRGFESYWAVPKFDEDARNGKWVKAPGVELFEAIEKALGKIDIVAEDLGYTTVEVVKFREKTGFPGMKMLQFAFNPENESDFLPHQIERNWAVYTGTHDSDTVKTWFDRANPIEVEFAKKYLHLTDPKDYVKGFIRAAWSSVANLAVAQMQDFLELGDEGRMNTPSTLGNWSWRVRKEMLTKELSKEIYDLTKTYFRLND